In a single window of the Coffea eugenioides isolate CCC68of chromosome 3, Ceug_1.0, whole genome shotgun sequence genome:
- the LOC113766010 gene encoding MDIS1-interacting receptor like kinase 2-like, protein MAAKALTTLFFLVLLSTSSTLSVASRTVSGTRNGLRGKVANLPELKIGPPVYHSPHSGQGHEGEMDCFYQHYNWQNFAEEAASLLKWKANFANKNSSLFISWNISPTQAKNSSSPCTWAGVSCNIDGSVNRLNLTNSNVSTTLSDFPFSSLPNLEYVDLSMNELFGSIPPQIGNLSKLIYLDFSFNQLSQEIPPEIGLLRNLQVLHLNENQLSGPIPVELSHLVCLTELVLNTNNISGTISSSLANLRNLTYLSLYENLLSGSIPPEIGNLSNLVTAFLSSNLLTGSIPPVLGNLNKLETLFLFQNDLSGPIPVELGQLKSLQSLSLFGNNLIGTIPTSLGNLTNLTVLHLYDNQLSGSIPEELGNLGLLTDLELDRNELNGSIPKSFGDLGNLEFLFLRENQLSGSIPEELGKLAKLAVMEMDTNQFSGHLPEHLCQNGTLQNFTVSNNKLIGSIPMSLKNCSSLFRARFQGNRLTGNLSEMFGIYPNLNFMDLSNNEFYGGLSGNWGRCPNLAALLLADNHITGQIPSELGNASQLHALDLSSNDFTGEIPNQVMMLASMLNLNLQNNQLFGNIPEEVSLLKNLLYLDLSRNFLRGSIPETLGGYQQLFYLNLSNNNLSQQIPPQMGKLTRLSVLDLSHNHITGEIPPEFRSFQSLEILDISHNNLSGFLPNALAELPGYLHIDISFNNLEGPIPYGRAFKNITIEELRGNKGLCGNITGLQACRSPQLSMKRVKDKGLNLVLVIVLPLLGSLILLCAFFGALKICRQRERKTTENVVDADLFSISTFDGKAMYREILKATEDFSEIFCIGEGGYGSVYKAMLPPGNLVAVKRLHLLPEKVYFNSFLNEIRALTNIKHRNIVKLYGFCSNSTNSFLVYEYLERGSLAKIFSMEEEAKELDWEKRVNIIKGVAHALSYMHHDCTPSIVHRDISSNNVLLDSEYEARVSDFGTAKFLRKDSSNWTTLAGTLGYVAPELAYTMSVTEKCDVYSFGDLTLEIIKGKHPGELVVHLLSSTPGDIELKDLLDRRLSHPTQEIEKILISTVKLAKACLHVNPKSRPTMHIVSSLLPVGAP, encoded by the exons ATGGCCGCCAAAGCTCTAACCACACTTTTCTTTCTCGTCTTACTTTCAACTTCATCCACCTTATCTGTAGCATCAAGAACAGTTTCCGGGACAAGAA ATGGATTGCGGGGTAAAGTTGCCAATCTGCCAGAGCTAAAGATAGGCCCACCTGTCTATCATTCACCACATTCTGGGCAAGGACAC GAAGGAGAAATGGACTGCTTTTATCAGCATTACAATTGGCAAA ATTTTGCTGAAGAGGCTGCTTCACTCTTGAAATGGAAAGCCAATTTTGCCAACAAGAATAGTTCTCTTTTCATTTCATGGAATATATCGCCAACCCAAGCCAAGAATTCTTCCAGCCCTTGCACTTGGGCTGGTGTTTCATGCAATATTGATGGAAGTGTCAACAGATTGAACCTCACAAATTCCAATGTCAGCACGACACTCTCTGACTTTCCATTTTCATCCTTGCCAAACCTTGAATACGTTGATCTGTCCATGAATGAACTTTTTGGCAGCATACCGCCCCAGATTGGTAATCTTTCCAAGCTCATTTATCTCGATTTCTCGTTCAATCAGCTGTCACAAGAAATCCCACCTGAAATTGGCTTGTTACGAAATCTTCAAGTCCTCCATCTGAACGAAAATCAATTGTCTGGTCCAATTCCTGTGGAATTAAGCCATTTAGTCTGTCTTACTGAGCTTGTTTTGAATACCAATAACATCAGTGGCACCATTTCATCTTCCTTGGCAAATCTGAGAAACTTGACATACTTGTCTTTGTATGAAAACCTATTATCAGGTTCCATTCCTCCAGAAATAGGAAACCTATCCAATCTTGTCACTGCTTTTTTGAGCTCTAACCTTCTAACAGGTTCAATTCCACCTGTTCTAGGTAACCTCAATAAGTTGGAGACCTTGTTCCTTTTCCAAAATGATCTGTCTGGTCCCATTCCAGTTGAGTTAGGGCAGTTGAAATCACTTCAAAGTTTGAGCTTGTTTGGAAATAATCTCATTGGCACAATCCCAACATCACTGGGTAATCTGACGAATTTGACTGTCCTCCATCTCTATGATAACCAACTCTCAGGCTCAATTCCTGAAGAGTTGGGCAACCTAGGGCTACTTACAGATTTGGAACTAGACAGGAATGAACTAAACGGTTCTATTCCTAAATCATTTGGTGATCTGGGCAACCTGGAATTTCTGTTTCTCCGTGAAAACCAGCTTTCTGGTTCCATTCCAGAGGAGCTTGGGAAGTTAGCAAAGTTGGCTGTGATGGAGATGGATACAAATCAATTCTCTGGTCATCTGCCGGAACATCTTTGCCAAAATGGAACACTTCAGAACTTCACGGTAAGCAACAACAAGCTGATAGGATCAATCCCTATGAGCTTGAAAAATTGCTCAAGTTTATTTAGAGCTCGATTTCAGGGAAACAGGCTGACTGGGAATCTGTCAGAGATGTTTGGTATCTACCCCAACTTGAATTTCATGGATCTTAGCAACAATGAATTCTATGGTGGACTTTCTGGCAACTGGGGTAGATGCCCAAACTTGGCAGCTCTTTTGCTTGCCGACAATCACATCACAGGTCAGATCCCTTCAGAACTGGGAAATGCATCTCAACTTCATGCACTCGATCTTTCTTCCAATGACTTTACAGGGGAAATTCCAAACCAAGTTATGATGCTGGCTTCCATGCTCAATCTAAATCTACAAAATAACCAACTTTTTGGCAATATACCGGAAGAAGTCAGTTTGCTCAAAAATCTGCTTTACCTTGACCTGTCACGAAATTTCTTGCGTGGATCTATCCCAGAAACTTTAGGAGGTTACCAACAATTGTTTTACCTGAATTTGAGCAACAACAACTTAAGTCAACAGATTCCACCTCAGATGGGTAAGTTAACTCGACTTTCTGTCTTGGATCTGAGTCATAATCACATCACAGGAGAAATACCGCCTGAGTTCAGAAGTTTTCAGAGCCTAGAGATATTGGATATTTCCCATAACAATCTCTCTGGTTTCCTTCCAAATGCTTTGGCTGAACTGCCTGGTTATTTGCATATTGACATATCTTTCAATAATTTAGAAGGTCCAATTCCTTATGGCAGAGCCTTTAAAAATATCACCATAGAAGAATTGAGGGGAAACAAAGGTTTGTGCGGTAATATTACTGGTTTACAAGCATGTAGAAGTCCTCAATTGAGTATGAAGCGTGTAAAGGATAAGGGGTTGAATCTTGTTCTCGTAATTGTGCTCCCTCTTCTAGGATCGCTAATTCTTCTTTGTGCATTCTTTGGAGCCCTTAAAATATGTCGacaaagggaaagaaaaaccaCTGAGAATGTAGTGGATGCTGATTTGTTTTCCATATCAACATTTGATGGCAAAGCAATGTACAGAGAAATATTAAAAGCAACAGAAGATTTCAGCGAAATATTCTGCATTGGGGAAGGAGGTTATGGAAGTGTTTACAAGGCAATGCTCCCACCTGGTAACTTGGTAGCTGTAAAGAGACTTCATCTGCTGCCGGAGAAGGTGTACTTCAACAGTTTCTTAAATGAGATAAGAGCCTTGACAAACATCAAGCACAGAAACATTGTTAAACTCTACGGTTTCTGCTCAAATTCCACAAACTCCTTTTTGGTCTATGAGTACCTTGAGCGAGGTagcttggccaaaattttcagCATGGAAGAAGAAGCAAAGGAACTAGACTGGGAAAAGAGGGTGAACATCATCAAAGGCGTGGCTCATGCCCTATCTTACATGCATCATGATTGCACGCCTTCAATAGTTCATCGGGACATTTCAAGCAACAATGTGTTGCTTGATTCAGAATATGAGGCTCGTGTTTCAGACTTTGGCACTGCTAAATTTCTCAGGAAGGATTCATCTAACTGGACTACTCTTGCTGGCACGTTAGGATATGTCGCGCCAG AGCTTGCTTATACAATGAGTGTCACTGAAAAGTGTGATGTTTATAGCTTTGGGGACCTGACATTGGAAATAATCAAAGGGAAGCACCCTGGTGAATTAGTTGTCCATCTGTTGTCTTCAACACCTGGAGATATAGAACTAAAAGACTTGTTGGACCGGAGACTTTCGCATCCCacacaagaaattgaaaagaTTCTGATATCAACCGTCAAACTAGCAAAGGCATGTTTACATGTGAATCCAAAATCTAGGCCAACTATGCACATTGTTTCGAGTTTGTTACCTGTGGGTGCACCGTGA